The segment AGCGTTGAGGTAAATCCGACTTCCACAAAAACTATCGGCTGCGGTATCAAATGGAGAGGCAGTAACAACACAAACAAATAGAATCCCGAAAAAGCCAATTATCAAAATATGAAATTAGAGCAAGTTAAGCAGCGGTTTTCTATTATAGGAGAAAACGACCGGCTGCTGGCTGCAATAGAGATGGCGATGCAAGTAGCTCCCACCGAAGTGGCCGTGTTAGTCGTAGGCGAAAACGGAACAGGAAAAGATGTCTTCTCAAAAATAATCCACCAATTAGGGAAACGCCGATTAAAGCCCTTTATCGCCATAAATTGCGGAGCTATACCGGAAGGAACTATTGATTCTGAGCTATTTGGGCACGAAAAAGGATCGTTTACCTCGGCTTATGAATCCCGAAAAGGATATTTTGAAGAAGCTAACGGCGGAGTTATTTTTTTAGATGAAATAGCCGAAATGCCAATGGCAACTCAATCCAGGCTGTTACGGCTATTAGAAAATGGAGAGTTCCTACGTGTAGGAAGCTCAAAAGTCCAAAAAACAGACGTTCGAGTAGTAGCCGCCACCAATAAAAACTTAGTAGAAGCCATACGCTTAGGGAAGTTCCGTGAAGACTTATATTTTCGGCTAAATGCCGTTACCATTCAGGTGCCGTCTTTACGCGAACGAGGTAAAGATATAGAACTCCTCTTCCGGTACTTCGCCCATGAATTTAGCTCCAAATATGGGCGAGAACCCGTTCATCTGACTCCAGAAAGCATCCCAAGCCTACTTCAATACCGTTGGCCAGGGAATATCCGAGAACTGAGAAACTTTGTAGAAAAACTGACCGTCATTTTGCCTAACCCAGAAGTAGATACCTTTACTTTAAAGCAACATTTACCGTCCAGTAACGTATTTTTACCGGTTTCTTTAAGTACCCCTCCCGCACAAGACCAATTTACGCACTTCGCAGATTCCAATGCAATATTGATACGGATGCTTTTTGAAATCAAACAAGAAATTTCCGAATTACGAAAAATGATTTCTTCGCAGATAAGATCTAACCAAAACTATGAAGATGATTATCCTGTTTCTACGATTCATTCCGATCCGTATTTATTCAATGCAGAATCCTTAGGCAGTACTCAACCCATTCCGGAAAGCCGCCAGTTAGATGAATCATTATCAATTGAAAAAAAAGAGAAAGACTTAATCGTTCGGGCACTAAGTAAGTTTAAAAATAACCGAAAACGGGCTGCTGCCGAGTTAGGTATTTCCGAAAGAACACTTTATCGCAAATTAAAATCCTATGGCTTAGAGGACTAAGCAACTTTGATATGAGCAATTTTCGTACTATTTTGTATTCTGTGCAGCAGCATTGCTGCACTATCACACTAAATCGCCCAGAAAAAGGAAATGCGCTGCATTTTGTAATGATTCGGGAGTTAAAGGAAGCCTTACAACTTGCGGAAGCAGATACAACCATTCGAGTAGTGGTCGTCAATGCTGCCGGAAATACATTTTGTGCCGGCCAAGACATGGAATACCTAAGCAAATTGCAAGGATATGGCTTTGATGAAAACCTTCAAGACTCAGTTTATTTACTGGAATTATTTACCAAGTTGTATAAATACAACAAATTGGTGATTTCGGTGGTGCAGGGTGCTGCAATTGGCTCTGGAGCTACCTTAGCATCGTTAGCAGATTACACTATTGCTACCCCGAATGCTTATTTTCAATTTTCTTCCGTGAAATATGGTTACGTTCCGGCCTTAGATATGATTTTTTTACCGATAAAAATTGGCGAAGCCAAAAGCCGTGAATTACTCCTGATTGCAGACCCAATACCGGCAGAAGAAGCCCAAAAAATCGGCCTAATCAGCAAAGTAACCGAGCCGGAAAACCTAAACACAGTTGTACAAAACTTAGTAACCAAAATAAGCACAGAAAATTCTATGGGAGCTATTGAATTTACTAAGAGAATGTTAGCAGATTTACATGGTATGACTTTTTCAGAAGCCTCTGTTTTTGCAGCCAAAATAAATGCGCACACACGAACAACAGCGGAAGCCAAACAAGGTATGAATGACTTCCTAAACAAACGAAAACCTTCTTGGTAATTCTCGCTAAGTAAATCCAAAGGAAAACAACCTAATTTATGGATAGTAAGCTATTTGATTTTTTGCAATAGCATCGGGTACTATTTAATTCCTACAAAATGACTTCATCATTGCATCCAACTGCCGCTATTATTTTGGCCGGCGGAAAATCTGAACGAATGCAAAAACCCAAACCCTTTTTGCCATTTGATGCAAAAACAACCTTTTTAGAACATCTTATTGAACTTTATAAGGAATTACCTGTAACTCAAATAGTAGTAGTTTTAAATAAATCCTACCATAACCTTATCCCAGACAATTTTCTTTTTGAAGATATAACCTTCATCTTTAATGAGGATCCGGATTTAGGGCGCTTGCACTCAGTCAAATTGGGAATCCAGACAATCGTTTCTGCACAAGCAACTTTCATTCAAAATATTGATAATCCGTTAGTTGCCAAAGAAAGCCTTAATTTGCTAATGCAGCATTTACCTCAAGAGGGTTATCTTATTCCGGTTTGTGATAACCTTCATGGGCATCCGATTCTTATTTCTCAAGAATTATTTCCCAAGATTTTACTATCACCAAATTCAAAAACACTTCGAGATGTTTTGTTTACCGAAAAAAAATACTTCGTAAATGTGCCGGATAAAGGAATCCTGATAAACATCAACACTCCGGAAGATTATCAAAAATACTTTCAGATAAGTTATTAGGTTGTGTTTCTGAAGCTATCATTTTAAAGTTACTTCTTCTTGCTATTTTTTTTGCCTGCTTTTTGAGGTCAGGCTATTAAGTTACGTTGTTTTTTCCAAAATTTCTCCACAGCGTTGGGAGAGTGCCATAATTGTCAGAGAAGGGTTGATTCCGGGAGCTTGAGGGAAAATACTTGCATCTGCTATTGAAATATTAGGAAAGTCAAATAGCTGAAAATCAGGATTTACTACTGCCGTTCTAACATCCGTTCCGATGGCACAACCTCCCATGAGGTGTAAACCAAAATAAAATGGTGAACGCACAATCTCTACGGCTCCAGCTTGATGAAAAATCTTGTCAATTACTTGAAGTCCGGCATTAATCCGATTTTGGTCTTGTTGTGTAAGTGGTTTGTTGATAGATAGTTTTCCTTTTTTATCAACGTCAATAGTTCCGGCTGGTTCATCCCGAACAGCAACTTCTATGCAGGCGAGATGCCGATATTTTTTCATCAAGTCTTGGTGAGTTTTACCATAAACACTAAAAAGCATCCCAATAGATATTGGCGGTGCAAATACATTTTCTAACTTGAAGCCTTGTTTTCTGAAATTAGGGTCAGCGGAACAGACGCTTTGAAAAGAGCCTTTATGAGCATCTACGGGGTCTTTGAAGATTCCAAATGACATATATTGTGGATGCTGACAAAAGTTTTTTCCCAATGCCGGTAATTTTTGTTTAAATCCTGATTTTAGGAGCATTTGGGTAGTGCCGAAACTCCCGCCGGCTAAGACAACTCGTCTGGTATTCAGCTCAGATTGTCCCTGTGGGGTGGTAACGTACAAGCGAACTTTATCCGGGAAATGTTCTATTTTCTGTACTTCTGTTTCTGGTTGGATAGTTAGGCCGGTTGCTTCTGCCTTTTGGATGGCCGCAACTAATGTGCTTTGCTTAGAATCTCTGTGGCAGCCGCCTAAGCATCCGATACAGTCGTTACCGTTTTCAAACTGGCAGTCGTCCATCCCGCGTCTTAGGTATTTCCATTCGTAGCCCAATTCTGTGCAAGCACGGGAAAAAATCTGCGCGTTTCTATTTCTATCTGATTCTTTAAAGGTATAGAGGTCTAAAAGGCTTTCTACGCGGTCATAGTAGGGGAGCATTTCGGGAATAGAAAAGTAAGGAACGCCGGTTTGATTTTTCCAGTCATGCCAAGCGATTTCATCGAAACGGTCTAATAAACATTGATTTACGATGGTAGTTCCGCCTACGACTCGTGCGCGTAAGAAAGCAGTAGTAGCGTGCTTGTCAAATTCTAAGCCTCCACCCCAAAATAACTGGGCTGAATACGCCGCCTCTGTGCGCGGAAAAGTATCTTTGCGATAAAACTTACCTGCCTCCAAGAGCAATACTTTGGATCCGCTTTGATGCAAATGATGAGCAATTACCCCGCCGCTTGCCCCAGAACCTACAACAATAAAATCGTATATCATAGCCTACTTTTGACCTCCAAATTAACAACAAAAAATAATTGTGTGGTTTAAATATTAACTTTGTTCAATCTATTTTTGGCAAAAGCGAAGATTTATTACTGTTCAATTTCAATTATGGATGATATTGATTATTGGTCTAAAACCTAACCAACATCTACTTTGATTGCTTGGGCACGCACCTCGTGTAGCACCATTGGCTCGAGCGGGAGTAGTGCAATATGACCCACCTTTAACTGCCTTAATACCATCAAATTGAGTGTAAAGTTCTTCATAGTTTTGGGGGTCTTCTACCGGTGTGGGGATGTTAATTAAAGAATTATCTCGGAGTTCATTGGTGGCTGCTCTGTATATTTGGATGTCTCTGGCGATAACCTGCCCCAAATCGTCTTGTGCCCATTCTGAAGCATTTCCATACAAACCAAATAACCCAAGAGAATTAGCCGGAAAAGCCCGTACAGGATTCAAAAACATAAAACCATCTGATTCAGTAAGTTGTGGGTTATTTCCCAAACCTATCGGAAAAGCACCACAGTTATCCCGAATAGCGGAAAGGTCTTTGCCCATTAAAAATTCATATTCTAAATCTGAAGGGATTCGCGCCTCAAAAGAAAAGGCAGGAGTATTTTTATCAGATAAAACCAATCTATTCAAACGATTCGTTAGCCAAGTGCAATAAGCACTCACTTGGGCATAATTGACACAAACAACCGGATATTGGCTATACTGGGTAAGTTTGATGAGTTTATTGGACTCCGGCATACAGTAATTCGGAAAAAGCACTTCAGGATTACAATCAGGCAGTAGCAACCGAATGGCATTGCTATCATTTCTGGCTAATTGTAAACTGTCTTTCAGAAATAAAGCATATTGAGCAGCAGTAACCTCCGTTTTAGAGACAAAAGCACTCTGAAACAAAAAAGTATCTGTAATAGGCTCATAATGTTCAGGTAGCTTGAGATCCAAAGGTTTAGAACCCGGCTCCGGCTCTAAATGAGTGCCTAACACAACGTGTTTTTCTGTTTTTTGATCTATCCAAACAAACTCAGACAGTTCTTTTTGTAATTTTTTGCTAAGAATCGGCTGCGCATGGATATTTAGTATAAAAAACAGATTAACAATTAGATAGGAAATACATAGGCTAAACTTTACGTTCAATTTTTGAATCATGCAGTTTTTAAACGTATTGTTCACCCTTTAATTTTCTGACATCAGCTACAATATCGCGGATAGATTGCTCTTGGTTTCGGCTGCATATAAGTAACACATCATTGGTATCTACAATAATTAGGTCATTAATATCTTTGATAACAACTAATTTGTTATTATCAATTTTAATGACATTGCCAGTACTTTCATAAACGATTAAATTTCCTTGAATAGCATTTTGGTGGTAATCTTTGGGGGATTGTTCATATAAGGAGTTCCATGTTCCAAGGTCGCTCCAACCAAAACTTGCGGGTGTAACATAAACATTGGCAGCTTTTTCCATAACAGCATAATCAATGGAAATATTGGGGCTTTTTTCGTATAAATCAACGATTTTGGTGTATTCGGTATCTGTATTGTAGTGCTTTTTGATTTTCAAAAAATCATTTTGAAGGTCTGGCAGGAAGTTTTTTAGAGCTGCGAGAATGCTTTTAGTAGAGAAAATAAAAATGCCGCTATTCCAGAGAAATTCTCCTGTTTGCAAAAAGGTGCGTGCCAATTCTAAGTCAGGTTTTTCTGTAAAGGTCTTTACTTTATGGTACTTAGTCTTTTTGTCTTCGGTTTCAATGAACTGGATATAGCCGTATCCGGTATCCGGTCGGGTTGGCAATATTCCCAATGTCATGATGATGTCTTGCTTTTCACAAACGGATAATGCGCCTTGCAATACTTCGGCAAACTTAGTGGTATTGACTACCAAATGGTCTGCTGGGGAAAAAATCAAGGTAGCAGCTGGGTTAGAGGCGTAAATCTTGTTGCTTGCATAGGCAATGCAAGGTGCTGTATTCCGGCGGGCAGGCTCAGATAAAATCTGATAAGGCTGTAATTCAGGGAGCTGGGTATGAACATCTTGGGTGTAATCTATATGTGTAATCACATAGATATTTTCTAAGGGAAGGAATTCCCTAAACCGATCAAAAGTTGCTTGAATGAGTGTGCGTCCGGTGCCTAAAACATCAATAAATTGTTTGGGGTGCAGGTTCCGGCTCATTGGCCAAAAACGGCTGCCAATACCGCCAGCCATAATAACCGCATAATGGTTTTTGTTCATAGAAAAGCAAAATTAAGAGTTTTTTAACGTATTCCTTCACGGATAATATCATGTAAATGAACCATTCCTATGGGTATATTCGGGGGCTGAACAACAATAAGCTGCATAATAGCATATTTTTCCATGTGTAGCAACGCATTGTAGGCCAGTTGGTTAGCTTCTATAGTCAGTGGGTTTGGGGTCATTAATGTATTGGCTTTTTGGTAAAATGGTTGTGTATTTTGTTGTAACATTCTGCGGAGGTCTCCGTCAGTAATGATTCCGGCTAATTCTCCATTGGGGTTTAGCACTGCCGTAGCTCCCATGCGTCCACTTGTTATTGTTAAGATAATTTCGGAAAGGTCTGCATCTATTTTTACGGATGGAAATGGGTTGCGCATAATATCAGAAACGTGTAAATACAGTTTTTTACCCAAAGATCCGCCGGGGTGAACCGCAGCAAACTCTTCTGCCGAAAAAGAGCGCCTTTTCAGCAAACAAACTGCAATGGCATCACAGGCAGCTAAGGTAGCCGTTGTAGAAGAAGTAGGTGCTAAGTTATTAGGGCAAGCCTCTTGGGTTACGGAAACATCTACTAAAAAATCCGAAACTTGTGCTAAATAGGATTCTTTGTTTCCTACTATCCCAACAATAATATTGCCACGTGAACGAATTATAGGTACTAAGTTCCTGATTTCCGGTGTGTTACCACTTTTAGACAATACAATAACAATATCCGGCGGCAGTACCATTCCTAAATCTCCGTGAATGGCTTCGTTTGCGTGCATAAACATCGCGGGAGTGCCGGTCGAGTTAAACGTAGCAACTACTTTTTGGCCAATATGCCCACTTTTACCTACTCCTGTAACGATAATTCGACCTTTACAGTTTAATAAGCAGGCTATTAATGACTCGAAACTATCTGTTAATTGGTTAGAAACAGTTTGTATCGCTTCTATCTCAATGCGGAGCACTTCTTGTGCATCTTGGATGGCTTTTTCCACCGACTTTTGAAAGTTATGATAAGTTTAGATAATGGTTTTAACTGCCTGCGCAGCGCATTAGGTTTTTGGGTGTCCAGAATAATTCCGGAGAATATCCGGGTGCAATACTATGCACTTTTACATTCCGAAAACGCTTGTGAATTAATATTCGGTTTACAGAAGAAGTCAAGAAAATACATGGTTGTTCCTGATAAATAGAGGCTTGTATCTTTTTGAAAAGGTTGGCTCTGTCATTTAGATTTGTAGATTCTTGGAGTTTTTCCAATAAATTATCAGATTCCGGGCTTCCAAATCCGGTAAAATTAGTTCCGCCGTTTTTCCATTGGCTGGTATGCCATAGCTGAAATAGGTCAATCTGGATAGCAGAACGGCTGATTGCGCTATACATTAAATCAAAGTCATGCTTCGCTAAACGCTCTTGGTAAACGGCAAAATCTACCGGCACAATATTTATGCGTATGCCAATTTTTTTAGCATTATCTTGCAGAACCAAGGCTATTTTTTTACGCTCTTCATTGCCTGCATTGAGCAAAAACTCTACCTCAAAGGGTACATTTTTACCTTGAATCGTTTTTTCTACAATGCCGTCTTGGTTCAGGTCTTTCCAGCCGGCTTCCTCTATCAGAGCTTTTGCTTTTTCTATATCAAACTGAATTGGCTTTAAGGTATCGTTGTAATAAGTAGTATGTTTAGGATCAACCGTAGAAACTATTCTATTGGCAAAACCCATGTTTATATGCTGTATCAGTTTATCAACGTCAATCAGATGTGCGAATGCCTTCCGGACTTTAATATCTGTGAATATCTGCTTTCGGTTATTTGGTGGTCGGGTATTAAAACCGATATAAGTCATGTTAAACGTTTCAGGAGTCGCATAGATATAATGCTTCAAGATAGCAGAATCTTGTTTTATTTCGGCAAAATCTCGCGCCTTAATTCCATGATAAATATCTAATTCTTTTGATTTAATTGCCTGAATAGCAGATGTTTGGGACGTTCTTATTTGGTAAATGATTTTTTGCGGCCAAGATTTTATGGCTTCTTCACTGATTTTATCTCCCCACCAATTTGTTATTCTTTCTAACACAATTCGCTGCCCGCTTATCCAATCTGCTACGTGATATGCGCCTGCCCCGAAAGCCGTAAGTTCCTTACTGTTAGCCAAAATTCGATTGTATTGGCTTGCAAACTCCACTAAATCAGTATTTTCTAATTGTTTGGGAGTTAGTTTTTGGATTTCTTGGTAGGAATATTTTTTAAGGATTCCCTTAGGGTCAAAAATATGTTCCGGCAAAATACTTTGCGTGGCAATAGCTAATGCTGCCTGAATGTACGGTTTTTTAAATCTGAAATGAACCCTATGGCTATCTTGGGCTTTAAAGGTGATGTTTTCCAGAAAGTCAAAATAGTCTCTTAGATGCGGGCAGTTGATTAAGGGTAGCATTATTACTTTGAAAGAAAACTCGATGTCTTCTGGAGTTATTTTTTTTCCATCCTGAAAAGTTGCTTCGGGGCGTATTTCTATAGTTAAAGTTTTGCCGTCATCGGAAATTTGAATAGGGTTTTGGGCTAAATAAGGGATAAATTCTTCCGGCTTATTCGGGTTAATTGTGTATAAACTTGGGAATACTAATGCGGTTATATTGCCGGCATCTGTTGAACGGTAGTTTGTTGGGTGTAACGTTTCGGGGTCTGATGAAAGATGAATATAAATACAATCGCCTACTGCCGGCTGGGTTTGGTCTGATTGGTATTCCGTTTCAGTAGTTGGTGAAGAACATCGGGAAAAAAGTAATACAAGCGATGTAAGTAATAAAAACTCTGGGAAAAAATTAAGTAGCTTATTATAAATAACCTTAAGCATAAGTTTTTTTGTTGATTTAGATGTTATCAAAACAGCTTTTGGGATGCGAAGTCGGTAAAGGTAATTATTTTTGAGATTTTGTGCAAGTTTATTTTTGTTGTGTGTTAGCTGTTTTTGGGGTATAAAGTTTCGTAATTTCGTTGGTTTATGGCTTTTGACCCACAGGATTATTATTTCAAGCGAGCTAAGACAGAGGATTATGCGGCTCGGTCTGTTTACAAACTTCAGGAAATTCACAACCGTTTTCGGATATTTGAGATAGGAGACACGGTGCTGGATTTAGGGGCAAGTCCGGGTTCGTGGTCTCAGTATGCTGCCCAGTTAGTTGGAAAAAATGGCCGAATTGTAGGCGTAGATTTAACGCCCATAACCCTTAAAATTCCCAATGCACATTTTATAGTGGCAGACATTCGGGAGGAAACTACTGCGCAAAAGATATTAGATACCGGCTTAAAAATTCCGGTAGATGTTGTGATTTCCGACATGGCACCCAAAACTACTGGGGTCAAGATAACCGACCAATCTCGCTCATTTGAGCTATGTACTCTTGCGCTATCCTGCGCCCAAAAATGGCTAAAACCCGGCGGCAACTTTGTAGCCAAATTATTTGACGGTCCAGACTTTAACCTTTTTCGAGAAGAACTGCGTCAAAGTTTTCGACAAGTAGAAATCCTACGCCCAAAGTCCACCCGAAAGGAAAGTAAAGAGCTGTTTTTTATTGGATTACATAAGCTATCTCAATAAGGAGTACGAGCAAATGATTGTGGTTCAGAAAGTATAATGAAGTTTTTGGTAATAATGAGTAATCTTATCGTCTTATGTCAGAAGTTAAAATAGCGGTTATTGGTTCTCATTGCTGAAGCACAAAGATATCTACAAAACAAGTCTAAATAACTCATTACAAGCCAGAAACAGAAGTTTTGTCAGGAGAACTAATGTTAGGTTAAATATGTTATGACGCATATATTTCGTATCTTTACAAAAAAACAATGATACGATACACGATTAAATTGACAAAGGAAGAAGTAGAGGAACTTCAGGCAATCATTAATAAAGGAAGCCATACTTCACAAACATTCCGTACTGCTTATATTCTGTTAAACTGCGATGAAGGCGAATATTCTGACAAAGTAACCAATGAACAGATTAGTAAAGTACTGAAAGTAGGGATGCGAACCATAGACAGAGTTAAGAAAAAATTTATTGAAGAGGGTTTCGAGCAAGTGCTGGAACGCAGACAGACAAGCCGAAAATATGAAATAAAGATAGACGGCGAGGTGGAAGCTAAATTGGTTGCACTATGCTGTAGCGAGCCACCCAAAGGATTTGCAAAATGGTCTTTGCGATTGTTAGCAGATAAGATGGTAGAGCTGAATTACGTGGACAGCATATCTTATGTTTCGGTTGGGAATGTTTTAAAAAAAATGAACTTAAGCCTTGGAAAGTAAAAGGTTGGGTAATTCCACCGGAAAAAAGTAGTGAGTTTGTAGCACATATGGAAAATGTATTGGATGTTTATAAAAGACCTTACAATGAAGAAAACCCCGTTGTTTGCATGGATGAGTCACCAAAGCAATTGATAGAAAGCAAGAACAATTCTCCCATGACTCCGGGTTATGAAAAGCGGGAAGATTATGAATACACCAGACATGGTGTTGTCAATATATTTATGGCAAACGAGCCATTGAAAAGCAAACGTTTGGTTGAAGTAACGCAGACAAAAACCAAAAAAGATTGGGCAATGTTTGTAAAAAGAATAGCTGATGAAATGTATCCGGAAGCGAAGAAGATAACTTTGGTAATGGATAATTTTAAAACCCATTCCCCATCGGCATTATATGAAATGTTTGAACCGCAGGAAGCAAAACGAATTTGGGACAGGTTTGAATTTGTATATACTCCTAAACACGGAAGTTGGCTAAATATGGCAGAAATAGAATTACACGTTCTAAATCATCAATGTTTGAATAGGCATATTGCAAAAATAGAAAATATTGTCAGCGAAGTAGAGGCTTGGCAACAACACAGAAACAACAAAAATGGTAAAATCAATTGGCAATTTACAACAAACGATGCAAGGCAAAAACTCAGAAGACTTTATCCGTCAATTTACGATTAATATAACACTAATTGCTTTTTCAAAAAACCAGAAACCTATGATTGCAATAATACTCCATCAACGAAATCATAGGTTTCTGAACCACAGCCAAATAAAGGGTTCTATTTCGTTTTTTATTAAATTTGCAAACTTACAGTCCATAAAATTGTAGTATTTTGGTTATCAACGCAATAATACAAATTTTGGACTGTAAGACCATTGAAAATTAGCTTAAGTCAGTTCAATATGAGAAAATATATTTTAATTGTTTTTTTTACTATAATTTTATCAAGAAGCTATTCTCAAAACCTTGATTATTTATGGGCACAAAAAGCGGGGGGAAATTTTACCGATGCGGGGAACTCTATAGCAACAGATTTAAACGGGAATGTTATTGTAGTGGGCACATTTATGAGTGATTCAATTTCATTTGGTTCCATTACTTTGGCAAAATCAGATTCAAGTTCGAGTGCTATGTTTGTTGCAAAATACAATTCTTCCGGTAGTGTATTATGGGCAAAAACCCCAATGACACCCTCGTCGTATAAAACAACAAATGGTGTTGCTGCTGCAACAGATGCGAATGGAAATATTTTTGTTGCTGGTGATATGAATACTGATTCCATAAACTTTGATGGTTCTTGGATAGTTTTTGACAATGCCAGTTATTCATTTG is part of the Bacteroidia bacterium genome and harbors:
- a CDS encoding sigma-54 dependent transcriptional regulator produces the protein MKLEQVKQRFSIIGENDRLLAAIEMAMQVAPTEVAVLVVGENGTGKDVFSKIIHQLGKRRLKPFIAINCGAIPEGTIDSELFGHEKGSFTSAYESRKGYFEEANGGVIFLDEIAEMPMATQSRLLRLLENGEFLRVGSSKVQKTDVRVVAATNKNLVEAIRLGKFREDLYFRLNAVTIQVPSLRERGKDIELLFRYFAHEFSSKYGREPVHLTPESIPSLLQYRWPGNIRELRNFVEKLTVILPNPEVDTFTLKQHLPSSNVFLPVSLSTPPAQDQFTHFADSNAILIRMLFEIKQEISELRKMISSQIRSNQNYEDDYPVSTIHSDPYLFNAESLGSTQPIPESRQLDESLSIEKKEKDLIVRALSKFKNNRKRAAAELGISERTLYRKLKSYGLED
- a CDS encoding formylglycine-generating enzyme family protein encodes the protein MIQKLNVKFSLCISYLIVNLFFILNIHAQPILSKKLQKELSEFVWIDQKTEKHVVLGTHLEPEPGSKPLDLKLPEHYEPITDTFLFQSAFVSKTEVTAAQYALFLKDSLQLARNDSNAIRLLLPDCNPEVLFPNYCMPESNKLIKLTQYSQYPVVCVNYAQVSAYCTWLTNRLNRLVLSDKNTPAFSFEARIPSDLEYEFLMGKDLSAIRDNCGAFPIGLGNNPQLTESDGFMFLNPVRAFPANSLGLFGLYGNASEWAQDDLGQVIARDIQIYRAATNELRDNSLINIPTPVEDPQNYEELYTQFDGIKAVKGGSYCTTPARANGATRGACPSNQSRCWLGFRPIINIIHN
- a CDS encoding ABC transporter substrate-binding protein translates to MLKVIYNKLLNFFPEFLLLTSLVLLFSRCSSPTTETEYQSDQTQPAVGDCIYIHLSSDPETLHPTNYRSTDAGNITALVFPSLYTINPNKPEEFIPYLAQNPIQISDDGKTLTIEIRPEATFQDGKKITPEDIEFSFKVIMLPLINCPHLRDYFDFLENITFKAQDSHRVHFRFKKPYIQAALAIATQSILPEHIFDPKGILKKYSYQEIQKLTPKQLENTDLVEFASQYNRILANSKELTAFGAGAYHVADWISGQRIVLERITNWWGDKISEEAIKSWPQKIIYQIRTSQTSAIQAIKSKELDIYHGIKARDFAEIKQDSAILKHYIYATPETFNMTYIGFNTRPPNNRKQIFTDIKVRKAFAHLIDVDKLIQHINMGFANRIVSTVDPKHTTYYNDTLKPIQFDIEKAKALIEEAGWKDLNQDGIVEKTIQGKNVPFEVEFLLNAGNEERKKIALVLQDNAKKIGIRINIVPVDFAVYQERLAKHDFDLMYSAISRSAIQIDLFQLWHTSQWKNGGTNFTGFGSPESDNLLEKLQESTNLNDRANLFKKIQASIYQEQPCIFLTSSVNRILIHKRFRNVKVHSIAPGYSPELFWTPKNLMRCAGS
- a CDS encoding GMC family oxidoreductase; amino-acid sequence: MIYDFIVVGSGASGGVIAHHLHQSGSKVLLLEAGKFYRKDTFPRTEAAYSAQLFWGGGLEFDKHATTAFLRARVVGGTTIVNQCLLDRFDEIAWHDWKNQTGVPYFSIPEMLPYYDRVESLLDLYTFKESDRNRNAQIFSRACTELGYEWKYLRRGMDDCQFENGNDCIGCLGGCHRDSKQSTLVAAIQKAEATGLTIQPETEVQKIEHFPDKVRLYVTTPQGQSELNTRRVVLAGGSFGTTQMLLKSGFKQKLPALGKNFCQHPQYMSFGIFKDPVDAHKGSFQSVCSADPNFRKQGFKLENVFAPPISIGMLFSVYGKTHQDLMKKYRHLACIEVAVRDEPAGTIDVDKKGKLSINKPLTQQDQNRINAGLQVIDKIFHQAGAVEIVRSPFYFGLHLMGGCAIGTDVRTAVVNPDFQLFDFPNISIADASIFPQAPGINPSLTIMALSQRCGEILEKTT
- a CDS encoding mannose-1-phosphate guanylyltransferase; its protein translation is MNKNHYAVIMAGGIGSRFWPMSRNLHPKQFIDVLGTGRTLIQATFDRFREFLPLENIYVITHIDYTQDVHTQLPELQPYQILSEPARRNTAPCIAYASNKIYASNPAATLIFSPADHLVVNTTKFAEVLQGALSVCEKQDIIMTLGILPTRPDTGYGYIQFIETEDKKTKYHKVKTFTEKPDLELARTFLQTGEFLWNSGIFIFSTKSILAALKNFLPDLQNDFLKIKKHYNTDTEYTKIVDLYEKSPNISIDYAVMEKAANVYVTPASFGWSDLGTWNSLYEQSPKDYHQNAIQGNLIVYESTGNVIKIDNNKLVVIKDINDLIIVDTNDVLLICSRNQEQSIRDIVADVRKLKGEQYV
- a CDS encoding nucleotidyltransferase family protein, with the translated sequence MTSSLHPTAAIILAGGKSERMQKPKPFLPFDAKTTFLEHLIELYKELPVTQIVVVLNKSYHNLIPDNFLFEDITFIFNEDPDLGRLHSVKLGIQTIVSAQATFIQNIDNPLVAKESLNLLMQHLPQEGYLIPVCDNLHGHPILISQELFPKILLSPNSKTLRDVLFTEKKYFVNVPDKGILININTPEDYQKYFQISY
- a CDS encoding RlmE family RNA methyltransferase, which produces MAFDPQDYYFKRAKTEDYAARSVYKLQEIHNRFRIFEIGDTVLDLGASPGSWSQYAAQLVGKNGRIVGVDLTPITLKIPNAHFIVADIREETTAQKILDTGLKIPVDVVISDMAPKTTGVKITDQSRSFELCTLALSCAQKWLKPGGNFVAKLFDGPDFNLFREELRQSFRQVEILRPKSTRKESKELFFIGLHKLSQ
- a CDS encoding KpsF/GutQ family sugar-phosphate isomerase, which gives rise to MEKAIQDAQEVLRIEIEAIQTVSNQLTDSFESLIACLLNCKGRIIVTGVGKSGHIGQKVVATFNSTGTPAMFMHANEAIHGDLGMVLPPDIVIVLSKSGNTPEIRNLVPIIRSRGNIIVGIVGNKESYLAQVSDFLVDVSVTQEACPNNLAPTSSTTATLAACDAIAVCLLKRRSFSAEEFAAVHPGGSLGKKLYLHVSDIMRNPFPSVKIDADLSEIILTITSGRMGATAVLNPNGELAGIITDGDLRRMLQQNTQPFYQKANTLMTPNPLTIEANQLAYNALLHMEKYAIMQLIVVQPPNIPIGMVHLHDIIREGIR
- a CDS encoding enoyl-CoA hydratase/isomerase family protein encodes the protein MSNFRTILYSVQQHCCTITLNRPEKGNALHFVMIRELKEALQLAEADTTIRVVVVNAAGNTFCAGQDMEYLSKLQGYGFDENLQDSVYLLELFTKLYKYNKLVISVVQGAAIGSGATLASLADYTIATPNAYFQFSSVKYGYVPALDMIFLPIKIGEAKSRELLLIADPIPAEEAQKIGLISKVTEPENLNTVVQNLVTKISTENSMGAIEFTKRMLADLHGMTFSEASVFAAKINAHTRTTAEAKQGMNDFLNKRKPSW